In Gopherus flavomarginatus isolate rGopFla2 chromosome 1, rGopFla2.mat.asm, whole genome shotgun sequence, a single genomic region encodes these proteins:
- the LOC127046843 gene encoding olfactory receptor 52B2-like — MMPADNHTFFAPVTYILAGIPGMEESHVWISIPFCLMYIVTLFGNSLLLFIILTEQSLHQPMYLFVSMLSAVDLLLSTTAVPKMLAVFWFGAGEISFAACLTQMFFIHVSFIAESAILLAMAFDRYVAICDPLRYTIILTKSVTGKMGLAVVTRSFCFIFPLIFLVKQLKFCGTNLLPHTYCDYDDIARLACDDITVNFWYGIAMAILVIGLDAVLIAVSYGLILRAVFQLPSKDARLKALRTCSSHLCVILMFYTPVFLPIFAHRFGQIVPGYILNLLANLYVLIPPMLNPIIYGVTTKEILKWVIYVFHRWCRRSSLLS, encoded by the coding sequence ATGATGCCAGCTGACAATCACACCTTTTTTGCCCCCGTGACCTACATCCTGGCTGGCATCCCAGGTATGGAGGAGtctcatgtctggatctccatccccttctgtctGATGTACATTGTGACACTTTTTGGGAACTCTCTCCTACTATTCATCATACTAACAGAACAAAGCCTCCATCAGCCCATGTATCTATTCGTGTCCATGCTGTCTGCTGTTGATCTGCTGTTATCTACCACGGCagtgcccaagatgctggctgtattctggtttggagcaggggaaatttcttttgctgcctgcctgacccagatgttcttcattcATGTCAGTTTTATTGCTGAGTCGGccatcctgctggccatggcgtttgaTCGATACGTTGCCATCTGCGACCCCCTGAGATACACCATCATACTAACCAAGTCTGTGACCGGGAAGATGGGGCTGGCAGTtgtcacaagaagtttctgtttcattttccctCTCATCTTTCTCGTGAAGCAGCTGAAGTTCTGCGgaaccaacctcctgcctcacaccTATTGTGACTATGATGACATAGCCCGGCTGGCCTGCGACGACATCACAGTCAATTTCTGGTATGGTATAGCCATGGCTATTTTAGTAATTGGTTTGGATGCTGTGCTCATTGCTGTATCTTATGGGCTGATCCTCAGGGCCGTTTTCCAACTCCCATCGAAGGACGCCCGGCTCAAGGCTCtccgcacctgcagctcccacctctgtgtcaTACTGATGTTCTACACACCAGTCTTTTTACCCATTTTTGCACATCGATTTGGGCAAATCGTCCCAGGTTATATTCTCAACCTACTGGCCAACCTCTATGTGCTCattccccccatgttaaaccccatcatttatggggtgacaacaaaagagatcctgaaaTGGGTGATCTATGTGTTTCATCGATGGTGCAGGAGAagctccctgctgagctaa